The proteins below come from a single Denticeps clupeoides chromosome 15, fDenClu1.1, whole genome shotgun sequence genomic window:
- the LOC114765406 gene encoding pleckstrin homology domain-containing family A member 5-like isoform X5 gives MAADLNPDWLACLPSSWSYGVTRDGRVFFINEEAKSTAWLHPGTGEAVVTGHRKTPDLPTGWEEGYTFEGARCFINHNERKVTCKHPVSGQPSQDNCIFVVNEQEADHSGPGDGSHPCPTKTTKPAAKAPATEKKERPTSTMSEASNYTGGSNYTGGSDYAAHPGSPAARPSRSSKKVHNFGKRSNSIKRNPNAPVVRSNWLYKQDSTGMKMWKRRWFVLSDMCLFYYKDEKEEGILGSILLPSFRISMLSVDDHISKKYAFKATHPNMRTYYFCTDTAKDMESWMKVMTDAALVHTEPIRRLDKLKTEHHGPQEMNNILNHRALTQPEIQNNERNHEAMRLEDRKQRALLEKPGGHRCVPQKDGDRYAPQRDGDKHALKIDNEHCGLAKDHKKYGLAKEVEKYGLVKDGEKYGLVKDGDKYGLVKEVEKYGLVKDGEKYGLVKDGEKYGLVKDGGKYGLVKDGDKYGLIKDGEKYGLVKDGEKYGLIKDGEKYGLVKDGEKYGLIKDGEKYGLVKDGEKYALVKEGDRHTLKKEGERHSHLTKEREKHAAQKDLERYGERYGFQKDGGTEQPLTKINSIKLQPAQAAAIAAAVSASRQMQAAQQRPPLLNGPGEPAGERSPVDAGVAGGQPPPLTQEPEKNLQRTGSTQQLEQWVRIQRTRGLDDETRSITSYQTLPRNMPSHRAQVAPRYPEGYRTLPRNSGVRPDSISSLSASVYDRALGPSAAEKRRSMRDDTMWQLYEWQQRQAHSRQHAYSTLPSPKQLGSIAERAAGQSIPTSPYHTYSPRRSYSTTPRSEVSSPVFRGDVTIDRRHRAHLAKCGYPPDRRSVPVQSITAQSLQGKTPEELTLLLIKLRRQQAELNSLREHTLAQLMQLNLDANKPKSEILSHHLQRNLMYVDGQMKESEPLIFMIHTMIENSAPRPQLYQQASPEDYRDGAHVYQTEEPDVDAKLSRLCEQDKVVRMQEDKLQQLHREKHTLETALLSASQEIEMSANNPTAVQTVIQQRDVLQSGLLSTCRELSRVNGELERSWREYDRLEAEVMAAKNNLLKQLEALGSPQTEPPSQKHIQIQKDLWRIQDVMEALNKNKPKRSSDPNFHSSKPLSNLHKSEEPVPVPPRPPLPHSYEGGDVPSAAPPLPPTGGSQGHVPRPLQHRTDDRKSGQRNGAQGGPDYRLYKSEPELTTVAEVDESNGEDKTEQAAEKEPSSSKGIPYPVGIVPPRTKSPVMPESSTIASYVTLRKSKKPDPRTQDRPRSAVDQSCLAEGGRTRMSVEEQMERIRRHQQGAALREKRRDQENSLSRSSSFSKDQIPSNPYYTLQTRKREEVVSPDRQELEASLRALEQEMKKRALAQQQATPPTEPQAAVTREEDAASPPPGVEHRNPDLEKQEEEEEGEEDERREEERKRLMCDNSLQTAVMVRVSPEEDDDDDAEEEEVKEAEQDQIISLSFKHSQLVTATTSDT, from the exons GGAGGCCGATCACTCGGGACCCGGGGACGGAAGCCATCCATGTCCTACCAAGACCACCAA GCCGGCGGCGAAAGCACCTGCCACCGAGAAGAAGGAGCGTCCCACCAGCACCATGAGCGAGGCGTCCAACTACACCGGCGGCTCCAACTACACCGGCGGCTCGGACTACGCCGCCCACCCGGGCAGCCCGGCGGCCAGA CCGTCGAGATCTTCCAAAAAGGTTCATAATTTTGGGAAGCGCTCCAACTCCATTAAGAGGAACCCCAATGCGCCGGTGGTGAGGAGCAACTGGCTCTACAAGCAG GACAGCACCGGGATGAAGATGTGGAAGAGGCGGTGGTTCGTCCTCTCCGATATGTGTCTGTTCTACTATAAAG ATGAAAAGGAAGAAGGCATCCTGGGAAGCATCCTCCTGCCAAGCTTCCGCATCTCCATGCTGTCCGTGGACGACCATATCAGCAAAAAATACGCCTTCAAG GCGACGCACCCAAACATGCGGACATATTATTTCTGCACAGACACGGCCAAAGACATGGAGTCCTGGATGAAGGTGATGACGGACGCCGCCCTTGTTCACACTGAGCCAATCAGGAG ACTGGATAAGTTAAAGACGGAGCACCACGGCCCCCAAGAGATGAACAACATATTGAACCACCGGGCCCTGACCCAGCCCGAGATCCAGAACAACGAGCGCAACCACGAGGCCATGCGCCTGGAGGACAGGAAGCAGAGGGCCCTGCTGGAAAAGCCCGGCGGCCATCGGTGTGTGCCGCAGAAGGACGGGGACAGGTACGCGCCCCAGCGAGATGGCGACAAGCACGCCCTCAAAATAGACAACGAGCACTGTGGCCTGGCGAAAGACCACAAGAAGTACGGCCTGGCCAAAGAGGTGGAGAAGTATGGTTTGGTAAAAGACGGGGAGAAATACGGACTTGTAAAGGATGGTGACAAGTATGGGCTGGTTAAAGAGGTGGAGAAGTACGGACTGGTCAAAGATGGGGAGAAATACGGACTTGTAAAGGATGGAGAGAAATACGGACTGGTGAAGGATGGGGGGAAATATGGACTGGTTAAAGATGGAGATAAGTATGGGCTGATAAAGGATGGAGAGAAATACGGACTGGTTAAAGATGGAGAGAAGTATGGGCTGATAAAGGATGGAGAGAAATACGGACTGGTTAAAGATGGAGAGAAGTATGGGCTGATAAAGGATGGAGAGAAATACGGACTGGTTAAAGATGGAGAGAAGTACGCTTTGGTAAAGGAAGGAGATAGACACACCCTgaaaaaagagggggaaagaCATTCCCACTTGACCAAGGAGCGGGAGAAGCACGCTGCACAGAAAGATCTGGAACGTTACGGCGAGCGGTACGGTTTCCAGAAGGACGGCGGCACGGAGCAGCCGCTCACCAAAATCAACAGCATCAAGCTGCAGCCGGCACAGGCGGCCGCCATCGCCGCGGCCGTGTCCGCGTCCCGGCAGATGCAGGCCGCTCAGCAGCGCCCCCCACTGCTCAACGGGCCCGGGGAGCCGGCGGGCGAGCGGAGTCCCGTGGACGCGGGGGTCGCCGGGGGACAGCCGCCGCCTCTCACCCAGGAGCCTGAGAAGAACCTGCAGAGAACCGGCTCCACCCAGCAGCTGGAACAGTGGGTCAGGATCCAGAGGACACGGGGCCTGGACGACGAGACCCGGAG CATCACGTCCTACCAGACTCTGCCCAGAAACATGCCGAGTCACCGGGCACAGGTGGCACCCCGGTACCCGGAAGGGTACCGCACGCTGCCCCGCAACAGTGGCGTGCGGCCGGACAGCATCAGCAGCCTGTCGGCGTCCGTGTACGACCGCGCCCTGGGGCCGTCGGCGGCAGAGAAGCGGCGCTCCATGCGCGACGACACCATGTGGCAGCTGTACGAGTGGCAGCAGCGGCAGGCGCACAGCCGGCAGCACGCCTACAGCACCCTGCCCAGCCCCAAACAGCTGGGCAGCATCGCCGAGCGCGCCGCCGGACAGTCCATCCCCACCTCGCCGTACCACACCTACTCGCCACGCCGCTCCTACAGCACCACCCCCCGCTCCGAGGTGTCCTCGCCCGTCTTCCGCGGGGACGTCACCATCGACCGCCGACATCGGGCCCACCTGGCCAAG TGCGGATACCCGCCCGACCGGAGGTCTGTTCCCGTCCAGAGCATCACCGCGCAGTCCCTGCAGGGCAAGACA CCGGAGGAGCTGACCCTTCTGCTGATCAAGCTGCGCCGGCAGCAGGCCGAGCTGAACAGCCTCCGGGAGCACACGCTCGCGCAGCTCATGCAGCTCAACCTCGACGCCAACAAGCCAAAG AGCGAGATTCTGTCCCATCACCTGCAGAGAAATCTCATGTACGTGGACGGACAG ATGAAGGAGAGCGAGCCGTTAATCTTCATGATTCACACAATGATCGAGAACTCGGCGCCCAGGCCTCAACTTTACCAGCAA GCCAGTCCCGAAGACTACAGAGACGGAGCCCACGTGTACCAAACCGAAGAGCCTGATGTTGAC GCCAAGTTGAGTCGACTGTGTGAGCAGGACAAGGTGGTTCGCATGCAGGAGGACAAACTACAGCAGCTCCACCGAGAAAAG CACACGCTGGAAACCGCCCTGCTGTCCGCCAGCCAGGAGATCGAGATGAGCGCCAACAACCCAACGGCCGTCCAAACCGTAATCCAGCAGAGGGACGTCCTTCAGAGCGGCCTGCTCAGCACCTGCAGAGAGCTGTCCAGAGTCAATGGC GAGCTGGAGCGATCCTGGCGAGAATACGACAGGCTGGAGGCCGAGGTCATGGCGGCCAAGAATAACTTGCTGAAGCAGCTGGAAGCCCTTGGGAGTCCACAG ACCGAACCCCCCAGCCAGAAGCACATCCAGATCCAGAAAGACCTGTGGAGGATCCAGGATGTGATGGAGGCTTTGAACAAGAACAAGCCAAAAAGAAGCAGTGACCCCA ATTTTCACAGCTCAAAACCTTTATCAAATCTTCATAAAAGTGAG GAACCGGTTCCTGTCCCTCCTCGCCCTCCTCTGCCCCACTCGTATGAGGGTGGAGATGTCCCCTCCGCCGCGCCTCCACTGCCCCCTACAGGTGGCAGCCAGGGGCACGTTCCCCGCCCGCTGCAGCACCGGACGGACGACAGGAAGTCGGGCCAGAGGAACGGCGCGCAGGGT GGCCCTGACTACAGGCTGTATAAGAGCGAACCTGAGCTCACAACTGTGGCCGAGGTAGACGAGTCCAATGGCGAGGACAAGACAGAGCAGGCAGCCGAGAAAGAGCCTTCCAGCTCCAAAG GAATCCCCTACCCCGTAGGCATTGTGCCCCCCAGAACAAAGTCGCCAGTCATGCCTGAATCCTCCACAATCGCTTCCTATGTGACGCTAAGGAAGAGTAAAAAGCCTGATCCCAGGACA CAGGACAGGCCCCGTAGCGCCGTGGACCAGTCATGCTTGGCAGAAGGCGGGCGGACGCGGATGAGCGTGGAGGAGCAGATGGAGCGGATCCGGAGGCACCAGCAGGGGGCGGCGCTGCGAGAAAAGAGGAGGGACCAGGAGAACTCGCTGTCCCGTAGCTCCTCGTTCTCCAAGGACCAGATACCTTCAAATCCCTACTACACCCTGCAG ACCCGCAAACGGGAGGAGGTGGTTTCTCCAGACCGGCAGGAACTGGAGGCGTCGCTGAGGGCTCTCGAGCAGGAAATGAAGAAGCGGGCCTTGGCGCAGCAGCAAGCCACACCCCCCACTGAGCCACAGGCTGCAGTCACCCGAgag GAGGACGCGGCGTCTCCGCCGCCGGGTGTCGAGCACCGAAACCCAGACCtggagaagcaggaggaggaggaggagggtgaggaagacgagaggagagaagaggaaagGAAAAGGCTGATGTGTGACAACAG CCTACAGACGGCTGTGATGGTCAGGGTGAGTCCCGAGGAGGATGACGACGACGatgccgaggaggaggaggtgaaggaaGCGGAGCAGGACCAGATCATCAGCCTGTCCTTCAAACACAGCCAGCTGGTGACAG CCACGACCAGTGACACGTGA
- the LOC114765406 gene encoding pleckstrin homology domain-containing family A member 5-like isoform X3 — protein MAADLNPDWLACLPSSWSYGVTRDGRVFFINEEAKSTAWLHPGTGEAVVTGHRKTPDLPTGWEEGYTFEGARCFINHNERKVTCKHPVSGQPSQDNCIFVVNEHVNCGKLGQPVVNREADHSGPGDGSHPCPTKTTKPAAKAPATEKKERPTSTMSEASNYTGGSNYTGGSDYAAHPGSPAARPSRSSKKVHNFGKRSNSIKRNPNAPVVRSNWLYKQDSTGMKMWKRRWFVLSDMCLFYYKDEKEEGILGSILLPSFRISMLSVDDHISKKYAFKATHPNMRTYYFCTDTAKDMESWMKVMTDAALVHTEPIRRLDKLKTEHHGPQEMNNILNHRALTQPEIQNNERNHEAMRLEDRKQRALLEKPGGHRCVPQKDGDRYAPQRDGDKHALKIDNEHCGLAKDHKKYGLAKEVEKYGLVKDGEKYGLVKDGDKYGLVKEVEKYGLVKDGEKYGLVKDGEKYGLVKDGGKYGLVKDGDKYGLIKDGEKYGLVKDGEKYGLIKDGEKYGLVKDGEKYGLIKDGEKYGLVKDGEKYALVKEGDRHTLKKEGERHSHLTKEREKHAAQKDLERYGERYGFQKDGGTEQPLTKINSIKLQPAQAAAIAAAVSASRQMQAAQQRPPLLNGPGEPAGERSPVDAGVAGGQPPPLTQEPEKNLQRTGSTQQLEQWVRIQRTRGLDDETRSITSYQTLPRNMPSHRAQVAPRYPEGYRTLPRNSGVRPDSISSLSASVYDRALGPSAAEKRRSMRDDTMWQLYEWQQRQAHSRQHAYSTLPSPKQLGSIAERAAGQSIPTSPYHTYSPRRSYSTTPRSEVSSPVFRGDVTIDRRHRAHLAKCGYPPDRRSVPVQSITAQSLQGKTPEELTLLLIKLRRQQAELNSLREHTLAQLMQLNLDANKPKSEILSHHLQRNLMYVDGQMKESEPLIFMIHTMIENSAPRPQLYQQASPEDYRDGAHVYQTEEPDVDAKLSRLCEQDKVVRMQEDKLQQLHREKHTLETALLSASQEIEMSANNPTAVQTVIQQRDVLQSGLLSTCRELSRVNGELERSWREYDRLEAEVMAAKNNLLKQLEALGSPQTEPPSQKHIQIQKDLWRIQDVMEALNKNKPKRSSDPNFHSSKPLSNLHKSEEPVPVPPRPPLPHSYEGGDVPSAAPPLPPTGGSQGHVPRPLQHRTDDRKSGQRNGAQGGPDYRLYKSEPELTTVAEVDESNGEDKTEQAAEKEPSSSKGIPYPVGIVPPRTKSPVMPESSTIASYVTLRKSKKPDPRTQDRPRSAVDQSCLAEGGRTRMSVEEQMERIRRHQQGAALREKRRDQENSLSRSSSFSKDQIPSNPYYTLQTRKREEVVSPDRQELEASLRALEQEMKKRALAQQQATPPTEPQAAVTREEDAASPPPGVEHRNPDLEKQEEEEEGEEDERREEERKRLMCDNSLQTAVMVRVSPEEDDDDDAEEEEVKEAEQDQIISLSFKHSQLVTATTSDT, from the exons CGTGAATTGTGGGAAACTCGGGCAGCCTGTTGTAAACAG GGAGGCCGATCACTCGGGACCCGGGGACGGAAGCCATCCATGTCCTACCAAGACCACCAA GCCGGCGGCGAAAGCACCTGCCACCGAGAAGAAGGAGCGTCCCACCAGCACCATGAGCGAGGCGTCCAACTACACCGGCGGCTCCAACTACACCGGCGGCTCGGACTACGCCGCCCACCCGGGCAGCCCGGCGGCCAGA CCGTCGAGATCTTCCAAAAAGGTTCATAATTTTGGGAAGCGCTCCAACTCCATTAAGAGGAACCCCAATGCGCCGGTGGTGAGGAGCAACTGGCTCTACAAGCAG GACAGCACCGGGATGAAGATGTGGAAGAGGCGGTGGTTCGTCCTCTCCGATATGTGTCTGTTCTACTATAAAG ATGAAAAGGAAGAAGGCATCCTGGGAAGCATCCTCCTGCCAAGCTTCCGCATCTCCATGCTGTCCGTGGACGACCATATCAGCAAAAAATACGCCTTCAAG GCGACGCACCCAAACATGCGGACATATTATTTCTGCACAGACACGGCCAAAGACATGGAGTCCTGGATGAAGGTGATGACGGACGCCGCCCTTGTTCACACTGAGCCAATCAGGAG ACTGGATAAGTTAAAGACGGAGCACCACGGCCCCCAAGAGATGAACAACATATTGAACCACCGGGCCCTGACCCAGCCCGAGATCCAGAACAACGAGCGCAACCACGAGGCCATGCGCCTGGAGGACAGGAAGCAGAGGGCCCTGCTGGAAAAGCCCGGCGGCCATCGGTGTGTGCCGCAGAAGGACGGGGACAGGTACGCGCCCCAGCGAGATGGCGACAAGCACGCCCTCAAAATAGACAACGAGCACTGTGGCCTGGCGAAAGACCACAAGAAGTACGGCCTGGCCAAAGAGGTGGAGAAGTATGGTTTGGTAAAAGACGGGGAGAAATACGGACTTGTAAAGGATGGTGACAAGTATGGGCTGGTTAAAGAGGTGGAGAAGTACGGACTGGTCAAAGATGGGGAGAAATACGGACTTGTAAAGGATGGAGAGAAATACGGACTGGTGAAGGATGGGGGGAAATATGGACTGGTTAAAGATGGAGATAAGTATGGGCTGATAAAGGATGGAGAGAAATACGGACTGGTTAAAGATGGAGAGAAGTATGGGCTGATAAAGGATGGAGAGAAATACGGACTGGTTAAAGATGGAGAGAAGTATGGGCTGATAAAGGATGGAGAGAAATACGGACTGGTTAAAGATGGAGAGAAGTACGCTTTGGTAAAGGAAGGAGATAGACACACCCTgaaaaaagagggggaaagaCATTCCCACTTGACCAAGGAGCGGGAGAAGCACGCTGCACAGAAAGATCTGGAACGTTACGGCGAGCGGTACGGTTTCCAGAAGGACGGCGGCACGGAGCAGCCGCTCACCAAAATCAACAGCATCAAGCTGCAGCCGGCACAGGCGGCCGCCATCGCCGCGGCCGTGTCCGCGTCCCGGCAGATGCAGGCCGCTCAGCAGCGCCCCCCACTGCTCAACGGGCCCGGGGAGCCGGCGGGCGAGCGGAGTCCCGTGGACGCGGGGGTCGCCGGGGGACAGCCGCCGCCTCTCACCCAGGAGCCTGAGAAGAACCTGCAGAGAACCGGCTCCACCCAGCAGCTGGAACAGTGGGTCAGGATCCAGAGGACACGGGGCCTGGACGACGAGACCCGGAG CATCACGTCCTACCAGACTCTGCCCAGAAACATGCCGAGTCACCGGGCACAGGTGGCACCCCGGTACCCGGAAGGGTACCGCACGCTGCCCCGCAACAGTGGCGTGCGGCCGGACAGCATCAGCAGCCTGTCGGCGTCCGTGTACGACCGCGCCCTGGGGCCGTCGGCGGCAGAGAAGCGGCGCTCCATGCGCGACGACACCATGTGGCAGCTGTACGAGTGGCAGCAGCGGCAGGCGCACAGCCGGCAGCACGCCTACAGCACCCTGCCCAGCCCCAAACAGCTGGGCAGCATCGCCGAGCGCGCCGCCGGACAGTCCATCCCCACCTCGCCGTACCACACCTACTCGCCACGCCGCTCCTACAGCACCACCCCCCGCTCCGAGGTGTCCTCGCCCGTCTTCCGCGGGGACGTCACCATCGACCGCCGACATCGGGCCCACCTGGCCAAG TGCGGATACCCGCCCGACCGGAGGTCTGTTCCCGTCCAGAGCATCACCGCGCAGTCCCTGCAGGGCAAGACA CCGGAGGAGCTGACCCTTCTGCTGATCAAGCTGCGCCGGCAGCAGGCCGAGCTGAACAGCCTCCGGGAGCACACGCTCGCGCAGCTCATGCAGCTCAACCTCGACGCCAACAAGCCAAAG AGCGAGATTCTGTCCCATCACCTGCAGAGAAATCTCATGTACGTGGACGGACAG ATGAAGGAGAGCGAGCCGTTAATCTTCATGATTCACACAATGATCGAGAACTCGGCGCCCAGGCCTCAACTTTACCAGCAA GCCAGTCCCGAAGACTACAGAGACGGAGCCCACGTGTACCAAACCGAAGAGCCTGATGTTGAC GCCAAGTTGAGTCGACTGTGTGAGCAGGACAAGGTGGTTCGCATGCAGGAGGACAAACTACAGCAGCTCCACCGAGAAAAG CACACGCTGGAAACCGCCCTGCTGTCCGCCAGCCAGGAGATCGAGATGAGCGCCAACAACCCAACGGCCGTCCAAACCGTAATCCAGCAGAGGGACGTCCTTCAGAGCGGCCTGCTCAGCACCTGCAGAGAGCTGTCCAGAGTCAATGGC GAGCTGGAGCGATCCTGGCGAGAATACGACAGGCTGGAGGCCGAGGTCATGGCGGCCAAGAATAACTTGCTGAAGCAGCTGGAAGCCCTTGGGAGTCCACAG ACCGAACCCCCCAGCCAGAAGCACATCCAGATCCAGAAAGACCTGTGGAGGATCCAGGATGTGATGGAGGCTTTGAACAAGAACAAGCCAAAAAGAAGCAGTGACCCCA ATTTTCACAGCTCAAAACCTTTATCAAATCTTCATAAAAGTGAG GAACCGGTTCCTGTCCCTCCTCGCCCTCCTCTGCCCCACTCGTATGAGGGTGGAGATGTCCCCTCCGCCGCGCCTCCACTGCCCCCTACAGGTGGCAGCCAGGGGCACGTTCCCCGCCCGCTGCAGCACCGGACGGACGACAGGAAGTCGGGCCAGAGGAACGGCGCGCAGGGT GGCCCTGACTACAGGCTGTATAAGAGCGAACCTGAGCTCACAACTGTGGCCGAGGTAGACGAGTCCAATGGCGAGGACAAGACAGAGCAGGCAGCCGAGAAAGAGCCTTCCAGCTCCAAAG GAATCCCCTACCCCGTAGGCATTGTGCCCCCCAGAACAAAGTCGCCAGTCATGCCTGAATCCTCCACAATCGCTTCCTATGTGACGCTAAGGAAGAGTAAAAAGCCTGATCCCAGGACA CAGGACAGGCCCCGTAGCGCCGTGGACCAGTCATGCTTGGCAGAAGGCGGGCGGACGCGGATGAGCGTGGAGGAGCAGATGGAGCGGATCCGGAGGCACCAGCAGGGGGCGGCGCTGCGAGAAAAGAGGAGGGACCAGGAGAACTCGCTGTCCCGTAGCTCCTCGTTCTCCAAGGACCAGATACCTTCAAATCCCTACTACACCCTGCAG ACCCGCAAACGGGAGGAGGTGGTTTCTCCAGACCGGCAGGAACTGGAGGCGTCGCTGAGGGCTCTCGAGCAGGAAATGAAGAAGCGGGCCTTGGCGCAGCAGCAAGCCACACCCCCCACTGAGCCACAGGCTGCAGTCACCCGAgag GAGGACGCGGCGTCTCCGCCGCCGGGTGTCGAGCACCGAAACCCAGACCtggagaagcaggaggaggaggaggagggtgaggaagacgagaggagagaagaggaaagGAAAAGGCTGATGTGTGACAACAG CCTACAGACGGCTGTGATGGTCAGGGTGAGTCCCGAGGAGGATGACGACGACGatgccgaggaggaggaggtgaaggaaGCGGAGCAGGACCAGATCATCAGCCTGTCCTTCAAACACAGCCAGCTGGTGACAG CCACGACCAGTGACACGTGA